A stretch of the Archangium violaceum genome encodes the following:
- a CDS encoding protein kinase domain-containing protein, with translation MSVRRIGSRYVLERKVAGGGMGAIWVALDSQLQRRVALKLMAPERIASSSARYQFEQEAKAVAQLRNPHVVQIHDYGVDEDTPYIVMELLEGEDLETRLERLGRLSPVVVSSLLNQVARALAAAHASNIIHRDLKPANLFLARVDGQEVVKVLDFGLARLMDGGSAASTEQPGRVMGTPRYMSPEQMRGDVRIDHRTDVWSLAVVAYRALTGRFPFSADALGELSRNGGALAEAPSLLVPELSQGVDAFFTRALAVDPADRFQSARELASAFAALVESCRPTQASKILVIDDEPDVQLLMKQRFRKQLRERVYEFIFASDGEDALEKLRQHPDTDVVLSDINMPRMDGLTFLARVGEVNPLVKVIMVSAYSDMSNIRVAMNRGAFDFLVKPIDFQDLEATLTKALKQVTELRQMVRSTEENHLLRMFVNGGILDRALPLMRGPDVVDGERVEATVAFVDLKDFTPVTTQDQPEAVIRRLNANFEVIVPELLSRGGVVDKFVGDAVMAVFRGPGHLSRGLEACLAARQQIRAMAFRYGEASPYVHGVSIGLDSGELIRGSIGAKGLGRLDYTVLGATVNTAARLTVMAERDQILIGDHLRLRLEGGFEYRELGSRCLPGSTQALAVLELLSRREERVSSSDQTASMEASAPRHSSVPPVLAASKME, from the coding sequence ATGTCCGTACGCCGGATTGGCAGCAGGTACGTGTTGGAGCGCAAGGTCGCGGGTGGCGGCATGGGCGCCATCTGGGTGGCGCTCGACTCTCAGCTGCAGCGGCGGGTGGCTCTCAAATTGATGGCGCCCGAGCGCATCGCTTCTTCCTCCGCGCGCTACCAGTTCGAGCAGGAGGCGAAGGCCGTTGCCCAACTGCGCAACCCGCATGTGGTGCAGATCCACGATTACGGTGTCGACGAGGACACGCCGTACATCGTGATGGAGCTGCTCGAGGGAGAGGATCTCGAGACGCGGCTCGAGCGGTTGGGCCGGCTCTCTCCCGTCGTGGTTTCCTCGCTGCTCAATCAGGTGGCCCGGGCCCTGGCCGCCGCGCATGCCTCCAACATCATCCACAGGGATCTCAAGCCGGCGAATCTCTTCCTTGCCCGGGTGGATGGGCAGGAAGTGGTGAAGGTGCTCGACTTCGGGCTGGCCCGGCTGATGGACGGCGGGAGCGCGGCCTCCACCGAGCAGCCCGGCAGGGTGATGGGCACCCCGCGCTACATGAGCCCCGAGCAGATGCGGGGGGATGTCCGGATCGATCACCGCACCGATGTCTGGTCGCTCGCGGTGGTGGCCTACCGTGCCCTGACCGGGCGCTTTCCCTTCTCCGCGGACGCCCTGGGCGAGCTGAGCCGGAACGGTGGCGCGTTGGCCGAAGCGCCCTCCCTCCTCGTTCCCGAGCTGAGTCAGGGCGTGGATGCCTTCTTCACGCGCGCCCTGGCGGTGGACCCCGCGGACCGCTTCCAGTCCGCGCGGGAGCTGGCCTCTGCCTTCGCCGCGTTGGTGGAGTCCTGTCGCCCCACCCAGGCCTCGAAGATCCTGGTCATCGACGACGAGCCGGACGTGCAGCTGCTGATGAAGCAGCGCTTCCGCAAGCAGCTCCGCGAAAGGGTCTACGAGTTCATCTTCGCAAGCGACGGCGAGGACGCGCTGGAGAAGCTGCGCCAGCACCCCGATACCGATGTCGTGTTGTCCGACATCAACATGCCGCGGATGGACGGGCTCACGTTCCTCGCCCGGGTCGGTGAGGTGAACCCGCTCGTCAAGGTCATCATGGTCTCCGCCTACAGCGACATGAGCAACATCCGGGTGGCCATGAACCGCGGGGCCTTCGACTTCCTCGTCAAGCCGATCGACTTCCAGGATCTCGAAGCCACCCTCACCAAGGCGCTCAAGCAGGTGACGGAGTTGCGCCAGATGGTGCGCTCCACCGAGGAGAACCACCTGCTGCGGATGTTCGTGAACGGCGGCATCCTCGATCGGGCGTTGCCGCTGATGCGCGGCCCGGACGTGGTGGACGGGGAGCGGGTGGAGGCCACGGTGGCCTTCGTCGATCTGAAGGACTTCACTCCGGTCACGACGCAGGATCAGCCCGAGGCGGTCATCCGCCGGTTGAACGCCAACTTCGAGGTCATCGTTCCCGAGTTGCTCTCCCGGGGCGGCGTGGTGGACAAGTTCGTCGGGGACGCGGTGATGGCCGTGTTCCGGGGCCCGGGGCACCTGAGCCGGGGGTTGGAGGCCTGTCTGGCGGCGAGGCAGCAGATTCGGGCCATGGCCTTCCGGTATGGGGAGGCCTCCCCGTATGTTCATGGCGTGAGCATCGGGCTGGATTCGGGCGAGCTCATCCGCGGCAGCATCGGCGCGAAGGGCCTGGGCCGTCTGGACTACACGGTACTCGGGGCGACGGTGAACACCGCGGCCCGGCTGACCGTGATGGCGGAGAGGGATCAGATCCTCATCGGGGACCATCTCCGCCTGCGGTTGGAGGGGGGCTTCGAGTACAGGGAGCTCGGGTCGCGGTGTCTGCCCGGCTCCACGCAGGCGCTGGCCGTCCTCGAGCTCCTGTCCCGCCGGGAGGAGCGGGTGTCCAGCTCCGACCAGACCGCTTCCATGGAGGCCAGCGCGCCACGGCACTCATCCGTTCCGCCCGTGCTCGCGGCCTCGAAGATGGAGTAG
- a CDS encoding citrate synthase, with product MDATQAVVQAGLEGVVVAETRLSEVDGERGRLVIAGGDVESLAGKVSFEEVCARLWAPYAKEPLPASLQAALGEARVRAFGLLERGGDALDAPDAMDALRAAAAHVPSHPGGELDTFVQLTGALAVFTGAWARRARGLAPVRPDPALSLAEDLLRMVGGEARPERAAGLDAYLVTVSDHGLNASTFTARVIASTGSDAVSAVVGAIGALKGPLHGGAPGPVLDMLDAIGGPEGAAAWLEAELRAGRRIMGMGHRIYRVRDPRAAVLERAIERLEHGGLRTERLALARAVERAAEELLRQRYPDRPLRANVEFYTAVLLDAVGLDRTLFSAVFACGRVAGWLGHVAEQRASGRLIRPASRYVGPMPD from the coding sequence ATGGACGCGACGCAGGCTGTGGTGCAGGCGGGTCTCGAGGGAGTGGTGGTGGCGGAGACCCGGTTGAGTGAGGTGGACGGCGAGCGGGGACGGCTGGTGATTGCAGGCGGCGACGTGGAGTCACTCGCCGGGAAGGTCTCGTTCGAGGAGGTCTGCGCGAGGCTCTGGGCTCCGTACGCGAAGGAGCCATTGCCCGCGTCGCTCCAGGCGGCGCTGGGAGAGGCGAGGGTTCGCGCCTTCGGCCTGCTCGAGAGGGGAGGGGATGCGCTCGATGCGCCGGATGCCATGGACGCGCTCCGGGCCGCCGCGGCCCATGTCCCGTCGCACCCGGGCGGTGAGCTGGACACGTTCGTCCAGTTGACGGGGGCCCTGGCCGTGTTCACGGGCGCATGGGCGAGGCGCGCGCGTGGCCTGGCTCCCGTTCGGCCGGATCCGGCCCTGTCCCTGGCGGAGGATCTGCTGCGCATGGTGGGGGGCGAGGCCCGGCCCGAGCGGGCCGCCGGGCTCGATGCCTACCTGGTCACCGTCTCCGACCACGGGCTGAATGCCTCCACATTCACCGCGCGGGTGATTGCCTCGACGGGCTCCGACGCGGTGTCGGCGGTGGTGGGCGCCATCGGGGCGTTGAAGGGTCCGCTGCATGGTGGCGCACCCGGGCCGGTGCTGGACATGCTCGATGCCATCGGAGGTCCGGAGGGGGCCGCCGCGTGGCTCGAGGCGGAGCTGCGGGCCGGGCGTCGCATCATGGGCATGGGCCATCGCATCTACCGCGTGAGGGATCCTCGCGCGGCGGTGCTGGAGCGCGCCATCGAGCGGCTCGAGCACGGGGGCCTGCGGACCGAGCGGCTCGCCCTGGCGCGTGCGGTGGAGCGCGCGGCCGAGGAGCTCCTCCGCCAGCGCTACCCGGACCGGCCGCTGCGCGCGAACGTGGAGTTCTACACGGCCGTGTTGCTCGACGCGGTGGGGTTGGATCGCACGTTGTTCTCGGCCGTGTTCGCCTGCGGCCGGGTGGCCGGGTGGCTGGGCCATGTCGCCGAGCAGCGGGCCTCCGGTCGACTCATCCGCCCCGCGTCCCGCTATGTGGGGCCGATGCCGGATTGA
- a CDS encoding DUF6249 domain-containing protein, whose product MKRQILTVCLLASLLGPGRAESAPVVETPASPSTPSSPRKSELETRRQELEARQKALEVEFQQLASDTEAQARQLDPEGRLTSEQLYKLLQARERRLSGNHVDPTPFIISVSFLAFVLTGFLAWLFASYRKARQVHETVRLMVEKGAEIPEGLLAPPARKPSDLRRGIILSTSGLGLAVFLAAVPDVQGAWGAGVTLFLIGVGHLIVWRLQTGKGRLSSALSPEPQP is encoded by the coding sequence ATGAAGCGTCAGATTCTCACGGTGTGCCTCCTGGCCTCCCTCCTGGGGCCGGGCCGGGCCGAGTCGGCCCCCGTGGTCGAAACCCCCGCCTCCCCGTCCACGCCTTCCTCGCCTCGGAAGTCGGAGCTCGAGACGCGGCGCCAGGAGTTGGAGGCCCGCCAGAAGGCCTTGGAGGTCGAGTTCCAGCAGCTGGCCTCCGACACGGAGGCCCAGGCACGGCAGCTCGATCCCGAGGGGCGGCTCACCTCCGAACAGCTCTACAAGCTGCTCCAGGCGCGCGAGCGGAGGCTGTCCGGGAATCACGTCGATCCCACGCCCTTCATCATCTCCGTCTCCTTTCTCGCCTTCGTATTGACGGGCTTCCTGGCCTGGCTGTTCGCCAGCTACCGCAAGGCGCGCCAGGTCCACGAGACGGTGCGTCTGATGGTGGAGAAGGGGGCGGAGATCCCCGAGGGGCTGCTCGCGCCCCCCGCGCGGAAGCCGTCGGACCTGCGGCGGGGCATCATCCTGTCCACGTCCGGGCTGGGGCTGGCGGTCTTCCTGGCCGCCGTCCCGGATGTGCAGGGGGCCTGGGGCGCCGGGGTGACGCTCTTCCTCATCGGCGTGGGGCACCTGATCGTCTGGCGCCTGCAGACGGGAAAGGGACGGCTGTCGTCGGCGCTCTCGCCGGAGCCCCAGCCGTAG
- a CDS encoding TlpA family protein disulfide reductase — protein sequence MRNPGRVMEPLRQAWNRARERWWVRQAMDIALVVLVFVAVAAWQTRHLPTGAPAPDFTLRTLSGEQVRLSELRGKPVVLTFWAPWCGVCKAESSTLSALRGTVGGSAHVLSVAVAYEHEEEVRRFAREQEVDYPVLLGGPELMRDYAVEQFPTTFFLSSEGHIERAAVGYTTRLGLLWRMWL from the coding sequence ATGCGGAACCCGGGACGGGTGATGGAGCCACTGAGACAGGCCTGGAATCGGGCGCGCGAGCGCTGGTGGGTGCGCCAGGCGATGGACATCGCCCTGGTGGTGCTCGTCTTCGTGGCGGTGGCGGCCTGGCAGACCCGCCACCTCCCGACGGGTGCTCCGGCGCCGGACTTCACCCTGCGCACCCTCTCCGGCGAGCAGGTGCGCCTGTCCGAGCTCCGGGGCAAGCCGGTGGTGCTCACCTTCTGGGCCCCCTGGTGCGGGGTGTGCAAGGCCGAGTCCTCCACCCTGTCCGCGCTCCGGGGCACCGTGGGCGGCTCGGCGCACGTGCTGTCCGTGGCGGTGGCCTACGAGCACGAGGAGGAAGTGCGCCGCTTCGCGCGGGAGCAGGAGGTGGACTACCCCGTGCTGCTGGGTGGCCCCGAGCTCATGCGGGACTACGCCGTCGAGCAGTTCCCCACCACCTTCTTCCTCTCCTCCGAGGGCCACATCGAGCGGGCGGCGGTCGGCTACACCACCCGCCTGGGGCTACTCTGGCGGATGTGGCTGTAG
- a CDS encoding Crp/Fnr family transcriptional regulator — MSHSELLAQVPLFSTLGSDDLERLSARLQTRRYDRGGVIFHQGDVGTALYIIHDGEVTIRLSTPEGKEVSLALLRRGDAFGELALLDDAPRSTDAVAREETHLLSLRREELHKFLQERPQVVPVLLASLSRLVRRVTRTVHDSSFLDARARLARVLLDLAQTQGEPGTEGVAIASRLTQTELANLAGLTRESTNRWLRFYAREGLLSYEEGRITLLEPDNLRMNAD, encoded by the coding sequence ATGTCCCATTCGGAGCTCCTCGCGCAGGTGCCTCTCTTCTCGACCCTCGGGTCCGACGACCTGGAGAGGCTCTCCGCGCGCCTGCAGACCCGGCGCTACGACCGGGGAGGGGTCATCTTCCATCAGGGAGACGTGGGAACGGCTCTCTACATCATCCATGACGGCGAGGTGACCATCCGCCTCAGCACGCCTGAGGGCAAGGAGGTCTCCCTCGCGCTGCTGCGGCGGGGGGACGCCTTCGGGGAGCTCGCGCTGTTGGACGACGCGCCCCGCTCGACGGACGCGGTGGCCCGCGAGGAGACGCACCTGCTGAGCCTGCGCCGCGAGGAGCTGCACAAGTTCCTGCAGGAGAGGCCCCAGGTGGTCCCCGTCCTGCTGGCCAGTCTGAGCCGCCTGGTGAGGCGCGTCACCCGGACGGTTCACGACTCCAGCTTCCTGGATGCACGCGCCCGGCTGGCGCGCGTCCTGCTGGACCTGGCCCAGACCCAGGGGGAGCCCGGCACCGAGGGGGTGGCCATCGCCTCCCGCCTCACCCAGACCGAGCTGGCCAACCTGGCCGGGCTCACCCGCGAGAGCACCAACCGGTGGCTGCGCTTCTACGCTCGCGAGGGGCTGCTCTCCTACGAAGAGGGGCGCATCACGCTGCTGGAGCCCGACAACCTGCGCATGAACGCGGATTGA
- a CDS encoding S46 family peptidase, with the protein MTRLLPVLFLLAAGSARADEGMWTFNNFPSELVKSRYGFAPDAEWLKRVQLSAARIAGGCSASFVSPNGLVMTNHHCVRECVQQLSTPRSDLIVKGFSAATAQQERQCPAFEVNRLVEISDVTEQVTKATQGKEGAAFRDAQRAEFARLEKTCATAPDIRCDVVTLYQGGMYNLYKYQRFQDVRLVFAPEEAIAFFGGDPDNFEFPRYDYDVAFVRVYQDGKPAKVDNYLRWSARGAQPGELTFVAGHPGGTSRLLTVAQLLYQRDYALPERLFQLAQLRGMLDEFQQRGPEYTRISNNLKFGVENSYKALVGRREALVDREFFAKKVAEEQKLRDWVKADPERQKRYGQAWDNIARATDTLRDMRLRLRWLEQAAGAGSDLFNYARVLARSAQELSKPNEQRLEEFTEARKPELEQQLFSPAPVYPKLEEAMLGFYLTKLREVLGPDDPVVKKALGKQSPRALARKWVAGTRLASPQVRRQLYQGGAAAIGASKDPMLEFVRSIDEEARAIRERYEEEVESVADKNGELIARARFEAFGTSTYPDATFTLRLSFGQVKGYTEEGRQVEPITRIAGLYERATGEDPFRLPPSWLQAKPRLDLQTPFNFVSTNDIIGGNSGSPIFNKDAEIVGIVFDGNIGSLGGEYGFDESVNRTVSVHSEGILEGLRKVYNARRLLEELGQGGGE; encoded by the coding sequence ATGACACGATTGCTCCCCGTCCTCTTCCTGCTCGCCGCCGGGTCCGCCCGTGCCGACGAAGGCATGTGGACCTTCAACAACTTCCCCTCCGAGCTGGTGAAGTCGCGCTACGGCTTCGCGCCCGACGCGGAATGGCTGAAGCGGGTCCAGCTCTCCGCGGCCCGCATCGCCGGGGGCTGCTCGGCCAGCTTCGTGTCCCCCAACGGGCTGGTGATGACCAACCACCACTGCGTCCGCGAGTGCGTGCAGCAGCTCTCCACGCCGCGGAGCGACCTCATCGTGAAGGGCTTCTCCGCCGCCACCGCGCAGCAGGAGCGGCAGTGTCCCGCCTTCGAGGTCAACCGACTGGTGGAGATCTCCGACGTCACCGAGCAGGTGACGAAGGCCACCCAGGGCAAGGAGGGCGCGGCCTTCCGCGACGCGCAGCGGGCGGAGTTCGCGCGGCTGGAGAAGACGTGCGCCACCGCTCCGGACATCCGCTGTGACGTGGTGACGCTGTACCAGGGCGGCATGTACAACCTCTACAAGTACCAGCGCTTCCAGGACGTGCGGCTGGTGTTCGCCCCCGAGGAGGCCATCGCCTTCTTCGGTGGGGATCCGGACAACTTCGAGTTCCCCCGCTACGACTACGACGTGGCCTTCGTGCGCGTGTACCAGGACGGCAAGCCGGCGAAGGTGGACAACTACCTCCGCTGGTCGGCCCGGGGCGCGCAGCCGGGAGAGCTGACCTTCGTGGCCGGGCACCCGGGTGGCACCTCGCGCCTGCTGACGGTGGCCCAGCTCCTCTACCAGCGCGACTACGCCCTGCCCGAACGGCTCTTCCAGCTGGCGCAGCTGCGCGGGATGCTCGACGAGTTCCAGCAGCGCGGCCCCGAGTACACCCGCATCTCCAACAACCTCAAGTTCGGTGTGGAGAACAGCTACAAGGCGCTGGTGGGCCGGCGCGAGGCGCTCGTGGACCGGGAGTTCTTCGCCAAGAAGGTCGCCGAGGAGCAGAAGCTGCGCGACTGGGTGAAGGCGGATCCCGAGCGGCAGAAGCGCTACGGCCAGGCCTGGGACAACATCGCCCGGGCCACGGACACGCTGCGCGACATGCGCCTGCGGCTGCGGTGGTTGGAGCAGGCCGCCGGGGCGGGCTCGGACCTCTTCAACTACGCGCGGGTGCTCGCCCGCTCGGCGCAGGAGCTGTCCAAGCCCAACGAGCAGCGGCTGGAGGAGTTCACCGAGGCGCGCAAGCCCGAGCTGGAGCAGCAGCTCTTCAGCCCGGCCCCCGTCTATCCGAAGCTCGAGGAGGCGATGCTCGGCTTCTACCTGACGAAGCTGCGCGAGGTGCTCGGGCCGGATGATCCGGTGGTGAAGAAGGCGCTGGGCAAGCAGTCTCCGCGGGCGCTCGCTCGCAAGTGGGTGGCTGGCACCCGCCTGGCCTCCCCCCAGGTTCGCCGCCAGCTCTACCAGGGCGGCGCGGCGGCCATCGGCGCCTCGAAGGATCCGATGCTGGAGTTCGTCCGCTCCATCGACGAGGAGGCTCGCGCCATCCGCGAGCGCTACGAGGAGGAGGTGGAGTCCGTCGCCGACAAGAATGGCGAGCTCATCGCCCGGGCCCGCTTCGAGGCCTTTGGCACCAGCACCTACCCGGATGCAACCTTCACGCTGCGTCTGTCCTTCGGGCAGGTGAAGGGCTACACGGAGGAGGGGCGGCAGGTGGAGCCCATCACCCGCATCGCCGGCCTCTACGAGCGCGCCACCGGTGAGGATCCCTTCCGTCTTCCCCCGAGCTGGCTCCAGGCCAAACCCCGGTTGGATCTCCAGACGCCGTTCAACTTCGTGAGCACCAACGACATCATCGGGGGCAACTCGGGCTCACCCATCTTCAACAAGGACGCGGAGATCGTCGGCATCGTCTTCGACGGCAACATCGGGTCCCTGGGGGGCGAGTACGGCTTCGACGAGTCCGTCAACCGCACCGTATCCGTCCACAGCGAGGGTATCCTCGAGGGCCTTCGCAAGGTCTACAACGCCCGCCGGCTCCTGGAGGAATTGGGGCAGGGTGGGGGCGAGTAG
- a CDS encoding M18 family aminopeptidase, translated as MTPDIDAAANDLLAYIDASPTPYHAVRESIRRLTAQGYRALDEREPWDLKPGDKVYVTRGDTSIAAFHIGTTPVDRAGFRLVGAHTDSPNLRLKPNAAVQRSGYHQLGVEVYGGVLFSTWMDRDLSLAGRVVTAKEGRLSHHLLDFRRPLLRIPNLAIHLNRSVNTEGLKLNAQEHLVPVLALERSGAVDLKAMLVEELARGGTRVEPGDILGFDLCLHDTQPSIRSGAFGEFLHAPRLDNLASSHSGLSALLAMSGPREATCGVVLYDHEECGSVSAQGAASPFLRDLLERITLAHSDGRRDALHRAIRHSFLVSADMAHAVHPNYASMHEPKHQPFLGAGPVIKSNVNQSYATDGESWAWFALCCREVGVTPQNFVTRTDLGCGSTIGPISAGELGIRTVDVGSPMLSMHSIREMAAAADVAAMISVLRNFFVR; from the coding sequence ATGACTCCCGATATCGACGCCGCCGCCAACGATCTGTTGGCCTACATCGACGCCTCGCCCACGCCCTATCACGCGGTGCGCGAGAGCATCCGCCGACTGACTGCCCAGGGCTACCGCGCCCTCGACGAGCGCGAGCCCTGGGATTTGAAACCCGGAGACAAGGTGTACGTCACCCGGGGAGACACCAGCATCGCCGCCTTCCATATCGGCACCACGCCGGTGGACCGCGCTGGCTTCCGGCTGGTGGGCGCCCACACGGACTCGCCCAACCTGCGCCTCAAGCCCAACGCCGCGGTGCAGCGCTCCGGCTATCACCAGCTCGGCGTGGAGGTGTACGGCGGCGTCCTGTTCAGCACCTGGATGGATCGGGACCTGTCGCTCGCCGGCCGCGTGGTGACGGCGAAGGAGGGGCGTCTCTCGCACCACCTGCTGGACTTCCGCCGTCCGCTGTTGCGCATCCCCAACCTCGCCATCCACCTCAACCGCTCCGTCAACACCGAAGGCCTCAAGCTCAATGCCCAGGAGCACCTGGTGCCGGTGCTCGCCCTGGAGCGCTCGGGGGCGGTGGACCTCAAGGCGATGCTCGTCGAGGAGCTGGCCCGCGGCGGGACGCGCGTGGAGCCGGGTGACATCCTCGGGTTCGATCTGTGCCTCCATGACACCCAGCCCTCCATCCGCTCCGGCGCCTTCGGGGAGTTCCTCCACGCGCCGCGCCTGGACAACCTGGCCAGCAGCCACTCCGGCCTGTCCGCGCTGTTGGCCATGAGCGGGCCGCGCGAGGCCACCTGTGGCGTCGTCCTGTACGACCACGAGGAGTGCGGCAGCGTCAGTGCCCAGGGCGCCGCCTCGCCCTTCCTGCGCGACCTGCTGGAGCGCATCACCCTGGCGCACTCGGACGGGCGGCGGGACGCGCTCCACCGGGCCATCCGCCACTCCTTCCTGGTGTCGGCGGACATGGCGCACGCGGTGCATCCCAACTACGCGTCCATGCACGAGCCCAAGCACCAGCCCTTCCTGGGGGCGGGCCCGGTCATCAAGTCCAACGTCAACCAGTCCTACGCCACCGATGGCGAGAGCTGGGCCTGGTTCGCCCTCTGCTGCCGGGAGGTGGGGGTGACGCCGCAGAACTTCGTCACCCGGACGGACCTGGGCTGCGGCAGCACCATTGGCCCCATCAGCGCGGGCGAGCTGGGCATCCGCACCGTGGACGTGGGCAGCCCCATGCTCTCCATGCACTCCATCCGCGAGATGGCCGCCGCGGCGGACGTGGCGGCGATGATCTCCGTGCTGCGCAACTTCTTCGTGCGTTGA
- a CDS encoding RNA polymerase sigma factor, producing MAPPPEHPSDAELISRVLVRDDRNAFGELVARHQSAVRALLRRLTGGDLAQADDLAQETFLRAYRGLRGYRGGAKFSSWLYRIACNVFFSRDRGSRGASVASPAQEAGSSEEVALLPDALLARYDLERALASLKPRERAALVLTYANELTHEEAAVVLDCPVGTLKTHVARAKEKLRRQLEEVP from the coding sequence ATGGCTCCTCCTCCTGAACACCCCTCGGACGCCGAGCTCATCTCCCGGGTGCTCGTGCGTGACGACCGGAACGCCTTTGGCGAGCTGGTGGCACGGCACCAGTCCGCGGTGCGCGCCCTGCTGCGCCGGCTGACCGGGGGAGATCTGGCGCAGGCGGATGATCTGGCGCAGGAGACCTTCCTGCGCGCCTACCGGGGGCTGCGTGGCTATCGCGGTGGGGCGAAGTTCTCCTCCTGGCTCTACCGCATCGCCTGCAACGTGTTCTTCAGCAGGGATCGCGGCAGCCGGGGAGCCTCCGTGGCGTCTCCCGCCCAGGAGGCCGGGAGCTCCGAGGAGGTGGCCCTCCTCCCGGATGCGCTGCTGGCGCGCTACGATCTGGAGCGGGCGCTCGCCTCGCTCAAGCCCCGCGAGCGGGCCGCGCTCGTCCTCACCTATGCCAACGAGCTGACCCACGAGGAGGCGGCGGTCGTCCTCGACTGCCCCGTGGGGACGCTCAAGACCCATGTCGCGCGCGCGAAGGAGAAGCTGCGCCGGCAACTCGAGGAGGTCCCATGA
- a CDS encoding heparin lyase I family protein, protein MKKTLLLAEMLLVIVGTACGAPDTTATEGTPETLETFTTARAALTVQNCSPLPTSSVLASGDDGAGSVANNTRDDRLDTRWSALGKGAWIDYDLGSVQSLSGAAIAWHQGNTRVNTFTLYVSTDGVNYTQVHTGKSSGTTTAAETYTFATRTARRLRITVYGNTLNDWASIAEARVCGAPATGSSVVWRGDFETGDRTQWTSTQMVSADRLQVVSSPVRSGKYALKATVRQGDDPINSSGNRNELVRMTREAVGSEYYYRWSTMFASDFPSVKTWQLFTQWHHEGSSGSPPLEFYVYGEEIRLNIGGDPGTLVWKAPLVRGQWQDFILHVKWSPDASVGFVELYHNGQLVLPKRNIATMFPGMLNYLKVGLYRSDTVTQVGVVYHDGWIMARNLADVL, encoded by the coding sequence GTGAAGAAGACCCTTCTGCTGGCTGAAATGCTGCTCGTCATCGTTGGCACCGCTTGCGGCGCACCCGATACCACCGCCACCGAAGGAACACCGGAGACATTGGAGACATTCACGACGGCGAGAGCCGCGCTGACGGTCCAGAACTGCTCGCCCCTCCCCACGAGCTCGGTGCTCGCCTCCGGTGATGATGGCGCGGGCAGCGTGGCCAACAACACGCGCGACGACCGGCTCGACACGCGCTGGAGCGCCCTCGGCAAGGGCGCGTGGATCGACTACGATCTGGGCTCGGTCCAATCCCTCTCGGGCGCGGCCATCGCGTGGCACCAGGGCAACACGCGCGTCAACACCTTCACCCTGTACGTGTCCACGGACGGGGTGAACTACACGCAGGTCCACACCGGCAAGAGCAGCGGCACGACGACGGCGGCGGAGACGTACACTTTCGCCACGCGCACCGCGCGCCGCCTGCGCATCACCGTCTACGGCAACACCCTGAACGACTGGGCGAGCATCGCCGAGGCCCGCGTGTGCGGAGCCCCCGCGACGGGCTCCAGCGTGGTGTGGCGCGGCGATTTCGAGACGGGCGACCGCACCCAGTGGACCAGCACGCAGATGGTCAGCGCGGACCGGCTGCAGGTGGTGTCCTCCCCCGTGCGCTCGGGGAAGTACGCCCTCAAGGCCACGGTGCGCCAGGGCGATGATCCCATCAATTCCAGCGGCAACCGCAACGAGCTGGTGAGGATGACGCGGGAGGCGGTGGGCTCGGAGTACTACTACCGATGGAGCACGATGTTCGCCTCGGACTTCCCGAGCGTGAAGACGTGGCAGCTCTTCACCCAGTGGCACCACGAGGGCAGCAGCGGCTCGCCTCCCCTGGAGTTCTATGTGTACGGCGAGGAGATCCGGCTGAACATCGGCGGAGACCCCGGCACCCTCGTGTGGAAGGCCCCGCTGGTGCGTGGCCAGTGGCAGGACTTCATCCTCCACGTGAAGTGGTCGCCCGACGCGAGCGTCGGCTTCGTCGAGCTGTACCACAACGGCCAGCTCGTCCTGCCCAAGCGGAACATCGCCACCATGTTCCCCGGCATGCTCAACTACCTGAAGGTCGGCCTGTACCGCAGCGACACCGTCACGCAGGTCGGCGTCGTCTACCACGACGGGTGGATCATGGCCCGCAACCTCGCGGACGTGCTCTGA